Below is a genomic region from Proteus vulgaris.
CCGGCTAAGCTGAAAGGCTTTCATCGCCTGAAAACAGAAACTCGTCGCCTCCTGCTGAAATTCGGTATGCCGTTCATGAACGGATTTGCCGTACCCGTCAGCAAGACCGATGAAATCTGTAACAAGCTGAATGACATCAACTTTCAGTTTAACCAACTGAAACAGGATTTCATCAAAGGTTACAACAAAGCCGTGGATGAATGGTGTCAGGAGAACCCTGAGTATGAACGAGCTATCCGTGCCGGAGCCCTTCCAAAGGAAACGGTCGAGGAGCGGATTGGCTTTGAGTACCAGGTGTTCATGATCCAGCCTGTGAACGAAGATGAGGCCAACGCCAAACGCCTTAACCGCAAGGTTGAGCGCCTGGGTGACGATCTCATCTCCGAAGTGGTTCAGGAAGCGAATAAGTTCTATATGGAACGTTTGGCCGGTCGAGACCAATGTGCGGTCACTACTCGGCAGACACTCCGTAACATCCGCGACAAGGTGGATGGGCTTAGCTTCCTGAACAGCGCTTTTAACCCTCTGGTCAAGCTGCTCGACCAAACCCTCCGGGGATACGAGCAACATGCCGATGGCCGAAACATCGTTGCGCCTTTCTTTTATCAGGTCGTGGCCGCAGTGCTGATCATGAGCGAGAGGGACCGCATCGAGCAGTATGCCAATGGCTCGATTACTGTAGAGGGCATGGCTAATGACATTGGCGGTTCGGGAGCCCAGATGGGGGACCGTTCTAAAGATGAAAAGGCCGAACAGAAAAGCGATAAAGCCGGTGAGCTTATCCCTGCAACAGAGGGTGGCGAAACCAAGCAGCAACAGGTAGGTGGTACTGAATCTGTTCAATCAGAACAGACTAACAGCGGTGGTAACTCTGTTGACCTGGATGAAGACATCGACAACTTCTTCAAGAGTTTTGCAGAACGAGGCGAGGGTGAATCGGAAGATGAATCCAATGCCGGTGATGTGGTTCGAGAAGAGCGTGTTGATGTTGAGGATGAGCTGGTTTTGCCTGAGGAAACTCCGGTAGAGCAAGAGCCTGTCCAAGAGGAGACGACAGAGGAGCCTCTCAACCAGGAGCTGCCTAAAACTGACGACGATGGCGACTATTTCTTCTAATAGTCACTTCAACTAAACCGACCCGGAGGGGATAGCCATTCCCTCCAGGGGTGGACTATCTCCTTCCCTACCAGGAGAAAAGATATGTCCAAAAAACGCACCATTTACAGCGCTCTACCAATCGTGGCCGCAGCCTATGGTGAAAAACTCGGTGTCAAAGTCGCCATCGGTAACGATGACGCATACACCGATGGTAAGACCATCGTGGTTCCGAATATCCCCGACGACTATCCTCACATGGATGCT
It encodes:
- a CDS encoding DUF3150 domain-containing protein, with translation MTKVNHLQSLCVIHVDFDIWSGQTRLSASDLKLGEGGEIPPEKVAQLGSKKICDPAKLKGFHRLKTETRRLLLKFGMPFMNGFAVPVSKTDEICNKLNDINFQFNQLKQDFIKGYNKAVDEWCQENPEYERAIRAGALPKETVEERIGFEYQVFMIQPVNEDEANAKRLNRKVERLGDDLISEVVQEANKFYMERLAGRDQCAVTTRQTLRNIRDKVDGLSFLNSAFNPLVKLLDQTLRGYEQHADGRNIVAPFFYQVVAAVLIMSERDRIEQYANGSITVEGMANDIGGSGAQMGDRSKDEKAEQKSDKAGELIPATEGGETKQQQVGGTESVQSEQTNSGGNSVDLDEDIDNFFKSFAERGEGESEDESNAGDVVREERVDVEDELVLPEETPVEQEPVQEETTEEPLNQELPKTDDDGDYFF